A section of the Microbacterium forte genome encodes:
- a CDS encoding quinone oxidoreductase family protein, giving the protein MTIAEHWIASSWGAPDTWEFVEHEVSPPGRGEVTIRVHAAGVNPADAKHVASARSGAQLPVPIGYEVSGRISALGPDTRIGSGDAAVGDDVVAFRVRGGYATELTVPAEKVFAKPTTLTHPEAANLLLAGTTAAEMLWVTGSAPGETILLHGASGAVGVSVLQQAALRGIRVIGTASAKRFDVVERFGGIPVTYGPGLADRVRAAAAGGAVVAALDAVGTDEAIDVSLELVDERRRIVTIAAPQRAGTDGIQVIAGSMRESARFRDDIRAELVALAQNGDLVVPMARTFPLDEAPAALRLLSGGHPGGKLALIPSS; this is encoded by the coding sequence ATGACAATCGCCGAGCATTGGATCGCGTCGTCGTGGGGCGCCCCTGACACATGGGAGTTCGTCGAGCACGAGGTCTCACCCCCGGGCCGCGGGGAGGTCACGATCCGGGTGCACGCGGCCGGCGTGAATCCGGCGGACGCCAAGCATGTCGCGTCCGCCCGCTCCGGGGCGCAGCTCCCGGTTCCGATCGGCTACGAGGTCTCCGGACGCATCAGCGCGCTCGGGCCGGACACCCGTATCGGATCCGGTGACGCGGCCGTGGGCGACGACGTCGTCGCTTTCCGGGTGCGCGGGGGCTATGCGACCGAGCTGACCGTCCCCGCCGAGAAGGTCTTCGCGAAGCCGACGACCCTCACTCACCCGGAGGCGGCGAACCTGCTGCTGGCCGGAACCACGGCGGCCGAGATGCTCTGGGTCACGGGTTCTGCCCCGGGCGAGACGATTCTGCTCCACGGCGCATCAGGTGCGGTCGGGGTGAGCGTGCTTCAGCAGGCGGCGCTCCGCGGCATCCGCGTGATCGGCACCGCGAGTGCGAAGCGATTCGACGTCGTCGAGCGCTTCGGCGGCATCCCCGTCACCTACGGCCCGGGGCTGGCTGACCGCGTGAGAGCGGCAGCGGCCGGCGGCGCGGTGGTCGCGGCGCTCGACGCCGTCGGTACCGATGAAGCCATCGACGTGTCCCTCGAACTGGTCGACGAACGCCGTCGAATCGTGACGATCGCCGCGCCCCAGAGGGCTGGCACCGACGGCATCCAGGTGATCGCAGGATCCATGCGTGAGAGCGCCCGGTTCCGCGACGACATCCGTGCCGAGCTGGTCGCGCTCGCGCAGAACGGCGACCTCGTCGTCCCCATGGCGCGCACCTTCCCGCTCGACGAGGCGCCTGCTGCACTGCGGCTGCTCTCCGGCGGTCACCCCGGCGGCAAGCTCGCGCTGATCCCGTCGTCCTAG
- the recO gene encoding DNA repair protein RecO, translating to MPTYRDEAVILRTHKLGEADRIVTMLSRRHGKIRAVAKGVRRTSSKFGSRLEPFMVADVQLYQGRTLDIVQQAESLGSYGSDIAAHYDRFTSANAMVETADRLSDSEATPDQYLLLVGGLRALSRGEHSPRSILDSYLLRVMALSGWAPSLGDCARCASPGPHAHFVGQLGGAVCPNCAPAGSPKVAEKTLSLLRSLMAGEWEAIDAAPHADNAAASGLVAAYAQWHLERGIRSLEHLVADIPREGAR from the coding sequence GTGCCCACCTACCGAGACGAAGCGGTGATCCTGCGCACCCACAAGCTGGGTGAGGCCGATCGCATCGTCACCATGCTCTCTCGGCGACACGGCAAGATCCGCGCAGTCGCGAAGGGCGTGCGACGCACGTCGTCGAAGTTCGGGTCGCGTCTCGAGCCTTTCATGGTCGCCGATGTGCAGCTCTATCAGGGGCGCACTCTCGACATCGTCCAGCAGGCCGAGTCGCTCGGCTCGTACGGATCCGACATCGCGGCCCACTACGACCGATTCACCTCTGCGAACGCGATGGTCGAGACTGCCGACCGGCTCAGCGACTCCGAGGCGACGCCCGATCAGTACCTCCTGCTGGTCGGTGGCCTGCGTGCGCTGTCTCGGGGCGAGCATTCGCCCCGCAGCATTCTCGACTCCTATCTGCTTCGGGTCATGGCGCTGTCGGGGTGGGCTCCGTCGCTCGGCGACTGCGCGCGATGCGCCAGCCCGGGGCCTCACGCGCATTTCGTCGGGCAGCTCGGCGGGGCCGTCTGCCCGAACTGCGCGCCGGCGGGCAGCCCGAAGGTCGCGGAGAAGACCCTGTCGCTGCTGCGGTCGCTCATGGCCGGTGAATGGGAAGCGATCGACGCTGCTCCGCACGCCGACAACGCCGCAGCATCCGGCCTCGTCGCCGCCTACGCCCAATGGCATCTGGAGCGCGGCATCCGCTCACTCGAGCACCTGGTGGCAGACATCCCCCGAGAAGGAGCACGGTGA
- a CDS encoding AAA family ATPase, whose amino-acid sequence MLSAVDPLPFRPARVLIAGVTGSGKTTLARRVAELWQLRHIEIDGLFHGENWTPRPSFLDDVREFAATDRWVTEWQYTSKGTDEIMTPRAQLAVWLDYPWPVVRGRLVRRTLSRSILRTEMYNGNVEKPIWHLLATRDAERNILSWQSKTRMFWTTQMPEKQERFPHLTIVRLRHPRETERWLRAQAEASGASIAPPKRRSRDR is encoded by the coding sequence ATGCTCTCCGCCGTCGATCCGCTGCCGTTCCGGCCTGCGCGCGTTCTGATCGCGGGCGTCACCGGGTCGGGCAAGACGACGCTCGCGCGGCGCGTTGCCGAGCTGTGGCAGCTTCGACACATCGAGATCGACGGACTGTTCCACGGCGAGAACTGGACCCCGCGTCCCTCCTTCCTCGACGACGTCCGCGAGTTCGCCGCCACGGACCGCTGGGTCACCGAGTGGCAGTACACGAGCAAGGGCACCGACGAGATCATGACGCCTCGCGCGCAGCTGGCTGTCTGGCTCGACTATCCCTGGCCGGTCGTCCGCGGCCGGCTTGTCCGACGCACTCTCAGCCGCAGCATCCTGCGAACGGAGATGTACAACGGGAACGTCGAGAAACCCATCTGGCATCTGCTGGCCACGCGGGATGCGGAGCGCAACATCCTCTCCTGGCAGTCGAAGACGCGGATGTTCTGGACGACTCAGATGCCTGAGAAGCAGGAACGATTCCCGCACCTCACGATCGTGCGGCTGCGGCATCCCCGCGAGACGGAGAGATGGCTGCGCGCTCAGGCAGAGGCGTCAGGCGCGTCGATCGCTCCACCGAAGCGACGGTCACGCGACAGATAG
- a CDS encoding deoxyguanosinetriphosphate triphosphohydrolase, with the protein MAADPQAHPARGRSDGYDPRDAERFFAETHRSERDDFARDRARVLHSAALRRLAAKTQVLSPASTADFARNRLTHSLEVAQVGRELATALGVSADVVDTACLSHDLGHPPFGHNGERALNEWAEPIGGFEGNAQSLRILTRLEAKAIDDNGQSVGLNLTRASLDATCKYPWTVDSPVPDPGGRLKFGVYPEDEAVFRWMRDGVPGRRRCIEAEIMDLSDDIGYSVHDFEDAILNGYVDVSQLADPQAHDALIDRIQQWVGYDFTRDELADALYRLASQPMWLQSFDRSRRDLARLKNLTSDFIGRFARAAVSATREAYAGPALVRYNAHVVVPRVIEAEIAVLKGIMGQAIVTIEARKGVYKEQRRVLKRLADALWSTDTLWSAGADVLEPAFSADFVAATTDAERARVIVDQIASLTDQSAIDWHNRLVGEIDPAEVGIWTPRHARPGAREHTPRQAVVEGAG; encoded by the coding sequence GTGGCGGCTGATCCTCAGGCACACCCGGCGCGCGGTCGCTCGGACGGATACGACCCGCGCGATGCCGAGCGATTCTTCGCCGAGACCCATCGATCCGAACGCGACGACTTCGCCCGCGATCGCGCGCGCGTGCTGCACTCCGCGGCGCTTCGACGCCTGGCGGCCAAGACACAGGTGCTCAGCCCCGCGAGCACAGCGGATTTCGCCCGCAACCGTCTGACGCACTCGCTCGAGGTCGCTCAGGTCGGACGCGAACTCGCGACCGCGCTGGGAGTCTCGGCCGACGTCGTCGACACGGCCTGCCTCAGCCACGACCTCGGACACCCTCCGTTCGGTCACAACGGCGAGCGTGCGCTCAACGAATGGGCGGAGCCGATCGGCGGTTTCGAAGGCAACGCGCAGTCGCTTCGCATTCTGACCCGGCTCGAGGCCAAGGCGATCGACGACAACGGGCAGTCGGTCGGCCTCAACCTGACCAGGGCGAGCCTCGACGCGACCTGCAAGTACCCGTGGACCGTCGACAGTCCGGTTCCTGACCCGGGCGGGCGCCTCAAGTTCGGTGTGTATCCCGAGGACGAAGCCGTGTTCCGCTGGATGCGCGACGGCGTTCCCGGGCGTCGACGCTGCATCGAAGCCGAGATCATGGATCTGTCCGACGACATCGGCTACTCCGTGCACGACTTCGAGGATGCGATCCTCAACGGCTACGTCGACGTCTCCCAGCTCGCCGATCCGCAGGCGCACGATGCGCTGATCGATCGCATCCAGCAGTGGGTGGGCTACGACTTCACGCGCGATGAGCTCGCCGACGCGCTCTACCGGCTGGCATCGCAGCCCATGTGGCTGCAGTCCTTCGACCGGTCGCGGCGAGATCTCGCTCGACTCAAGAACCTCACGAGCGACTTCATCGGTCGCTTCGCGCGGGCAGCCGTCTCGGCCACGCGCGAGGCGTATGCCGGCCCTGCGCTCGTGCGCTACAACGCGCACGTCGTCGTGCCGCGCGTCATCGAGGCCGAGATCGCCGTTCTCAAGGGCATCATGGGGCAGGCGATCGTCACCATCGAGGCCCGCAAGGGCGTCTACAAGGAACAGCGCCGTGTGCTCAAGAGACTCGCCGACGCGCTGTGGTCCACAGACACCCTCTGGTCGGCAGGCGCGGATGTGCTCGAACCCGCCTTCTCCGCCGACTTCGTCGCCGCGACGACGGATGCCGAACGCGCACGCGTGATCGTCGATCAGATCGCGAGTCTGACGGATCAGAGCGCCATCGACTGGCACAACAGGCTGGTCGGCGAGATCGACCCCGCAGAAGTTGGCATCTGGACGCCACGACACGCGCGACCGGGTGCGCGGGAGCACACGCCGCGGCAGGCGGTCGTCGAAGGGGCCGGCTGA
- a CDS encoding isoprenyl transferase, translating to MSPKPYTHKDAVAYRPLDWTGVYPPSFRSVPEHVAIVMDGNGRWANRRGLSRVEGHKAGEEVLLDVVAGAIQAGVKHLSVYAFSTENWARSPDEVRFLMGYNRDVLHRRRDQLNEWGVRVRWAGRKPRLWGSVIKELQYAEQLTKNNDVLTLTMCVNYGGRIELVDAMRSIAAEVAAGRVKPNAISEKMIRRNLYVPDMPDVDLFLRSSGEQRTSNFLLWQAAYAEMVFLDTLWPDFSREELWRAIGVYLSRDRRFGGAIDAPDASA from the coding sequence GTGAGTCCCAAGCCCTACACGCACAAGGATGCCGTCGCGTATCGCCCGCTCGACTGGACGGGCGTCTATCCGCCGAGCTTCCGATCGGTTCCTGAGCACGTCGCGATCGTCATGGACGGCAACGGTCGCTGGGCCAACCGTCGGGGACTCAGCCGCGTCGAAGGGCACAAGGCAGGGGAGGAAGTGCTTCTCGACGTCGTCGCCGGTGCGATCCAGGCCGGCGTGAAGCACCTCTCCGTCTACGCGTTCTCCACCGAGAACTGGGCGCGCTCTCCTGACGAGGTGCGCTTCCTCATGGGATACAACCGAGATGTCCTGCATCGCAGACGCGATCAGCTCAACGAGTGGGGCGTGAGAGTCCGATGGGCCGGGCGCAAGCCACGGTTGTGGGGCAGCGTCATCAAGGAGCTGCAGTACGCCGAGCAGCTGACCAAGAACAACGACGTCCTCACACTCACCATGTGCGTGAACTACGGCGGCCGCATCGAGCTCGTCGACGCGATGCGCTCGATCGCCGCCGAGGTCGCGGCCGGTCGGGTGAAGCCGAACGCGATCTCCGAGAAGATGATCCGTCGCAACCTCTACGTGCCTGACATGCCGGACGTCGACCTGTTCCTGCGCAGCTCGGGTGAGCAGCGCACCTCGAACTTCCTGCTGTGGCAGGCGGCGTATGCCGAGATGGTGTTCCTCGACACTCTCTGGCCAGATTTCTCGCGCGAAGAGCTGTGGCGCGCGATCGGGGTCTATCTGTCGCGTGACCGTCGCTTCGGTGGAGCGATCGACGCGCCTGACGCCTCTGCCTGA
- a CDS encoding trimeric intracellular cation channel family protein yields MTEPLFIIPLWADLLGVGLGGVQGAMFASGFQGQRRLDWLGVAIIGIMIGMGGGLIRDILLGQTPATLQSNWYLLTATGASLLGMLLAGLFNRLNTVIVVLDAVVIGMFGAFGTSKAIAFGIPPVPAVFIGVCAAVGGGVLRDMLMGLPTSIMHVGSLYAVAAGAGCVFIATANSLGMSITLAAVLGIIVTAVIRVLAVSFDVSLPEQRRLYRRKVAAETGVIQVVKPSAD; encoded by the coding sequence GTGACCGAACCGCTCTTCATCATTCCGCTCTGGGCGGACCTGCTCGGCGTAGGCCTCGGCGGAGTCCAGGGCGCGATGTTCGCCTCGGGATTCCAGGGCCAGCGACGCCTCGACTGGCTCGGAGTCGCGATCATCGGGATCATGATCGGCATGGGGGGCGGCCTCATCCGCGACATCCTTCTCGGCCAGACCCCCGCGACGCTGCAGAGCAACTGGTATCTGCTGACGGCCACGGGCGCGTCGCTGTTGGGGATGCTGCTCGCGGGACTCTTCAATCGACTGAACACCGTGATCGTGGTGCTCGACGCCGTCGTGATCGGCATGTTCGGTGCGTTCGGCACGAGCAAGGCGATCGCGTTCGGCATCCCTCCCGTGCCCGCCGTCTTCATCGGCGTCTGCGCGGCCGTCGGAGGCGGTGTGCTGCGAGACATGCTCATGGGACTCCCGACGTCGATCATGCACGTCGGCTCGCTCTACGCCGTCGCCGCCGGTGCCGGATGCGTCTTCATCGCGACCGCGAACAGCCTGGGGATGTCGATCACCCTCGCCGCCGTGCTGGGCATCATCGTCACCGCTGTCATCCGCGTGCTCGCCGTGAGCTTCGACGTGTCCCTGCCCGAGCAGAGGCGGCTCTACCGTCGCAAGGTCGCCGCTGAGACCGGAGTCATCCAGGTCGTCAAGCCGAGCGCGGACTGA
- a CDS encoding glutathione peroxidase encodes MTDPAVRSIPFIDADGNEKTIDDLGADVVLVVNVASKCGLTPQYEQLEELQRLYGDRGFSVVGFPCNQFFGQEPGSVDQILEFCSTTYGVTFPINDKVKVNGKNATDLYKTLKETPDAGGKAGRVEWNFEKFLVLPDGEVVRFRPKQKPNDPEIVGAIEAALTR; translated from the coding sequence ATGACCGATCCCGCAGTGCGTTCCATCCCCTTCATCGACGCCGACGGCAACGAGAAGACGATCGACGATCTCGGCGCCGACGTGGTGCTCGTCGTGAATGTCGCCTCGAAATGCGGCCTCACTCCGCAGTACGAGCAGCTCGAAGAACTGCAGCGTCTGTACGGCGACCGCGGGTTCAGCGTCGTCGGGTTCCCGTGCAATCAGTTCTTCGGTCAGGAGCCCGGTTCGGTCGACCAGATCCTCGAGTTCTGCTCCACCACCTACGGGGTGACGTTCCCCATCAACGACAAGGTGAAGGTCAACGGCAAGAACGCCACCGACCTCTACAAGACGTTGAAGGAGACTCCGGATGCCGGAGGCAAGGCCGGCCGCGTCGAGTGGAACTTCGAGAAGTTCCTCGTTCTACCCGACGGCGAGGTCGTCCGGTTCCGCCCGAAGCAGAAGCCGAACGACCCCGAGATCGTCGGCGCGATCGAAGCCGCGCTGACCCGCTAG
- a CDS encoding RNA polymerase sigma factor yields the protein MSARGENRETQRDEAFTRLFDANWAAVRHHVEGVVEDPAEVTEIVSEIFLLAWSRLVPTKPMDRIWLIRAADRVLGGRSGRSTLRRTAIDAVHGGVSGEKDPPALATRARVLAALGVLTGRERRIIMLTYWDGLAVGEIAELLRSPRVRVRKTLSRAQAKLCAELGLEGRRDHDG from the coding sequence GTGAGACCCAGAGGGACGAAGCCTTCACCCGGCTCTTCGACGCCAACTGGGCGGCGGTCAGGCATCATGTCGAAGGCGTCGTCGAGGACCCCGCTGAGGTGACGGAGATCGTCTCCGAGATCTTCCTCCTGGCATGGTCCCGGCTCGTTCCGACGAAGCCGATGGATCGGATCTGGTTGATCCGCGCGGCCGATCGGGTGCTCGGAGGGCGATCGGGTCGGTCGACGCTGCGGCGCACGGCCATCGACGCGGTGCACGGTGGTGTGTCCGGAGAGAAGGACCCGCCTGCCCTGGCCACTCGCGCGAGGGTGCTCGCAGCTCTAGGTGTCCTCACCGGGCGTGAGCGGCGTATCATCATGCTGACGTACTGGGATGGGCTCGCAGTGGGGGAGATCGCCGAGTTGCTGCGCAGCCCGCGTGTCCGGGTACGGAAGACGCTCTCGCGTGCGCAGGCGAAGTTGTGTGCGGAGCTCGGACTGGAGGGGCGGAGGGATCATGACGGATGA
- the dusB gene encoding tRNA dihydrouridine synthase DusB, which yields MTVATASARTLNIGPIALDVPVVLAPMAGITNTAFRRLCREYGAGLYVSEMITSRALVERNETTMRLIRHHESETPRSIQLYGVDPHTISEAVRIIVAEDHADHIDLNFGCPVPKVTRKGGGAALPWKSSLFSQIVTQAVKAAGDVPLTIKMRKGIDPDHLTFLDAGRAAEDAGVSAIALHARTASEFYSGFADWNAIGELKQAVTSVPVLGNGDIWSADDAVRMMQQTDCDGVVVGRGCLGRPWLFGELAEAFGAESHPVDATLGFVADAFRRHAELLVEFFEDEDRGCRDVRKHVAWYFKGYPVGGDIRTGLATASSLAEIDELLGQLDHTAPYPGADAEGQRGRSGRPKRPALPDKWLESRELAASASEMMRGAEIENSGG from the coding sequence ATGACTGTCGCCACCGCATCCGCTCGCACCCTCAACATCGGCCCGATCGCTCTCGACGTGCCGGTCGTGCTCGCACCCATGGCGGGCATCACCAACACCGCGTTCCGTCGCCTCTGCCGCGAGTACGGTGCGGGGCTCTATGTGAGCGAGATGATCACGTCGCGGGCGCTGGTCGAGCGCAACGAGACGACGATGCGGCTGATCCGCCATCACGAGTCCGAGACCCCGCGGTCTATCCAGCTCTACGGCGTCGATCCGCACACCATCTCCGAGGCCGTCCGGATCATCGTCGCCGAAGATCACGCCGACCACATCGACCTGAACTTCGGATGCCCGGTGCCCAAGGTCACGCGCAAGGGCGGGGGAGCAGCCCTGCCGTGGAAGAGCTCCCTGTTCTCGCAGATCGTGACGCAGGCGGTCAAGGCAGCGGGCGACGTGCCGCTGACCATCAAGATGCGCAAGGGCATCGACCCCGACCACCTCACCTTCCTCGATGCGGGTCGTGCCGCCGAAGACGCGGGTGTCTCGGCGATCGCGCTGCACGCACGCACGGCGAGCGAGTTCTACTCCGGCTTCGCCGACTGGAACGCGATCGGCGAGCTCAAGCAGGCCGTCACGAGCGTTCCGGTGCTCGGCAACGGCGACATCTGGTCGGCCGACGACGCCGTGCGCATGATGCAGCAGACCGATTGCGACGGAGTCGTCGTCGGTCGCGGATGCCTCGGCCGTCCGTGGCTCTTCGGTGAACTCGCCGAGGCCTTCGGTGCGGAGTCGCACCCCGTCGATGCGACCCTCGGCTTCGTGGCCGATGCGTTCCGTCGTCATGCAGAACTCCTCGTCGAGTTCTTCGAGGACGAGGATCGAGGATGCCGCGACGTCCGCAAGCACGTCGCCTGGTACTTCAAGGGCTACCCGGTGGGCGGCGACATCCGCACCGGGCTCGCGACGGCATCCAGCCTGGCTGAGATCGACGAGCTGCTCGGTCAGCTCGACCACACGGCGCCGTATCCCGGTGCGGATGCCGAGGGCCAGCGCGGTCGGTCCGGACGCCCGAAGCGACCGGCGCTGCCGGACAAGTGGCTGGAGTCGCGCGAGCTCGCGGCATCGGCATCCGAGATGATGCGAGGGGCGGAGATCGAGAACAGTGGCGGCTGA
- a CDS encoding DsbA family oxidoreductase — translation MSEAISIDIWSDIACPWCYIGKRNLEKGLEAVAGDEDAPQVNITFHSFELSPDTPVDFDGDEIDFLAGHKGMPREQVEQMLSHVTGVAENAGLAYRFDLLQHTNTVKAHELLHFAKAQGLQHEMEERLMSAYFTEGKHVGRIDDLVELAVEVGLHPDDTREALVSARHLADVRQDQAQAQAYGIQGVPFFVIDGQYGISGAQPPAAFENVLRDLWAKRGDAEAEAV, via the coding sequence GTGAGTGAAGCCATCTCGATTGACATCTGGTCCGACATCGCCTGCCCCTGGTGCTACATCGGCAAGCGCAACCTCGAGAAGGGGCTCGAAGCCGTCGCCGGCGACGAAGACGCCCCACAGGTGAACATCACCTTCCACTCGTTCGAGCTCTCGCCCGACACTCCCGTCGACTTCGACGGCGATGAGATCGACTTCCTCGCAGGTCACAAGGGGATGCCGCGCGAGCAGGTCGAGCAGATGCTCTCGCACGTCACCGGCGTCGCCGAGAACGCCGGTCTCGCGTACCGCTTCGACCTGCTGCAGCACACCAACACCGTCAAGGCCCACGAGCTGCTGCACTTCGCCAAGGCGCAGGGACTGCAGCACGAGATGGAAGAGCGGCTCATGTCCGCGTACTTCACCGAGGGCAAGCACGTCGGCCGCATCGACGACCTGGTCGAGCTCGCCGTCGAGGTGGGTCTCCACCCCGATGACACCCGCGAGGCCCTCGTCTCCGCCCGTCACCTTGCGGATGTCCGACAGGACCAGGCGCAGGCTCAGGCCTACGGCATCCAGGGTGTGCCGTTCTTCGTGATCGACGGGCAGTACGGCATCAGCGGCGCGCAGCCGCCTGCCGCATTCGAGAACGTACTACGCGACCTCTGGGCCAAGCGCGGCGACGCCGAGGCCGAAGCCGTCTAG
- the leuA gene encoding 2-isopropylmalate synthase: protein MQNTQRPSAMPIHKYRPYHEQITVNLPDRTWPDARITEAPRWCAVDLRDGNQALIDPMSPERKRVMFELLVSMGYKEIEVGFPSASQTDFDFVRQLIEENLIPDDVTIQVLTQAREHLIARTYESIAGAKQAIVHLYNSTSVLQREVVFRTDKQGIIDIALEGARLCRQYEKTIPDTKVYYEYSPESYTGTELEFAVDVCNQVIEVFEPTPDRKVIINLPATVEMASPNVYADSIEWMSRNLAHRENVILSLHPHNDRGTAIAAAELGYMAGADRIEGCLFGNGERTGNVDIVALGINLFTQGIDPQIDFSDIDQVKRTVEYCNQLPVPERSPWAGDLVFTAFSGSHQDAIKKGFEAMAARAEAEGVTVDDIEWAVPYLPVDPKDLGRSYEAVIRVNSQSGKGGVAYLLKADHAIDLPRKLQIEFSGVVQTKTDAEGGEVTSEQIWSIFNDEYLPAADEAAKWGRFELLATQTRSDMSGDVVLDVVLRDDDQQVAVAGNGNGPVAAFVEVLRGQGFDITVYDYVEHALSAGGDAQAAAYVELQVGDQRLWGVGIDGDISTASLKAIVSGVNRSIRTRQQELAAV, encoded by the coding sequence ATGCAGAACACTCAGCGCCCGTCCGCGATGCCGATCCACAAGTACCGGCCGTACCACGAGCAGATCACGGTCAACCTGCCCGACCGCACCTGGCCTGACGCCCGGATCACCGAAGCTCCTCGCTGGTGCGCGGTCGATCTCCGCGACGGAAACCAGGCGCTCATCGACCCGATGTCGCCCGAGCGCAAGCGCGTCATGTTCGAACTGCTCGTCAGCATGGGCTACAAGGAGATCGAGGTCGGGTTCCCCTCGGCCAGCCAGACCGATTTCGACTTCGTCCGTCAGCTCATCGAAGAGAACCTGATCCCCGACGACGTGACGATCCAGGTGCTGACGCAGGCTCGCGAGCACCTGATCGCGCGCACCTACGAGTCGATCGCCGGCGCGAAGCAGGCCATCGTGCACCTCTACAACTCGACCAGCGTGCTGCAGCGTGAGGTCGTGTTCCGCACCGACAAGCAGGGCATCATCGATATCGCGCTCGAGGGTGCACGTCTGTGCCGTCAGTACGAGAAGACGATCCCTGACACCAAGGTCTACTACGAGTACTCGCCCGAGAGCTACACCGGCACCGAGCTCGAGTTCGCGGTCGATGTCTGCAACCAGGTGATCGAGGTCTTCGAGCCGACTCCCGACCGCAAGGTGATCATCAACCTCCCCGCCACTGTCGAGATGGCCTCGCCGAATGTCTACGCAGACTCGATCGAGTGGATGAGCCGCAACCTCGCACACCGCGAGAACGTCATCCTCTCGCTGCACCCCCACAACGACCGCGGAACCGCGATCGCCGCCGCTGAGCTCGGATACATGGCCGGCGCCGACCGCATCGAGGGCTGCCTGTTCGGCAACGGCGAGCGCACCGGCAACGTCGACATCGTGGCGCTGGGCATCAACCTGTTCACGCAGGGCATCGACCCGCAGATCGACTTCAGCGACATCGACCAGGTCAAGCGCACGGTCGAGTACTGCAACCAGCTGCCGGTGCCTGAGCGCAGCCCGTGGGCCGGCGACCTGGTCTTCACGGCGTTCAGCGGATCGCACCAGGATGCGATCAAGAAGGGCTTCGAGGCGATGGCCGCCCGGGCCGAGGCCGAGGGCGTCACGGTCGACGACATCGAGTGGGCCGTGCCGTACCTGCCCGTCGACCCGAAGGATCTCGGCCGTTCGTACGAGGCCGTGATCCGCGTCAACTCGCAGTCCGGCAAGGGCGGTGTCGCCTACCTGCTCAAGGCCGACCACGCGATCGACCTGCCCCGCAAGCTGCAGATCGAGTTCTCGGGTGTCGTCCAGACCAAGACCGATGCCGAGGGCGGCGAGGTCACGAGCGAGCAGATCTGGTCGATCTTCAACGACGAGTACCTGCCGGCGGCCGATGAGGCAGCCAAGTGGGGTCGCTTCGAGCTGCTGGCCACGCAGACCCGCAGCGACATGTCAGGAGATGTGGTGCTCGACGTCGTGCTCCGGGACGACGACCAGCAGGTGGCCGTCGCCGGCAACGGCAACGGTCCGGTCGCCGCGTTCGTCGAGGTGCTCCGCGGACAGGGCTTCGACATCACGGTCTACGACTACGTCGAGCACGCTCTCAGCGCCGGTGGCGATGCGCAGGCCGCTGCCTACGTCGAACTGCAGGTCGGCGACCAGCGCCTGTGGGGTGTCGGCATCGACGGTGACATCTCGACGGCGTCGCTCAAGGCGATCGTCTCCGGCGTGAACCGCTCGATCCGCACGCGTCAGCAGGAGCTCGCAGCCGTCTGA